The proteins below come from a single Leptospiraceae bacterium genomic window:
- a CDS encoding DUF2809 domain-containing protein: protein MMNKIINKYRLRYVILSLLLFILCVLIVVLFSQNQFIRGFLGDAVIVMLIYTFMQSFSTWNSLKLSIGVTIFAFIIEFLQYLKIVKLLGFEENLFTRIVFGSVFDPLDLMAYALGGVTIYFLDRYWILKPERSL from the coding sequence ATGATGAACAAAATAATTAACAAATACCGTTTACGTTATGTAATATTAAGTTTACTCTTATTTATCCTCTGTGTGCTAATTGTAGTTTTATTTTCTCAAAATCAATTTATTCGTGGTTTTTTGGGAGATGCAGTGATTGTAATGTTGATTTATACTTTTATGCAATCTTTTTCAACTTGGAATTCACTCAAGTTGAGTATTGGTGTGACAATATTTGCATTCATAATAGAATTTTTGCAGTATTTAAAAATAGTAAAACTTCTTGGATTTGAGGAGAATTTGTTTACTCGAATTGTTTTTGGGTCTGTGTTTGACCCGCTTGATTTAATGGCGTATGCATTAGGTGGAGTTACTATTTATTTTCTCGATCGGTATTGGATTCTAAAACCAGAACGTTCTTTATAA
- a CDS encoding AMP-binding protein codes for MGWILLIAAFWLFLDAYIFTGMYHLRVVITLFLPNFVLDSIVLSKIRNETEGKLRGFVSGGGVLPFHIDEFFNNIGIQVFEGYGMTETSPVISLRSFEKLISSENGFKSFEKIIDFRILPKPFELGDELTAKLSVKRHIVTDKYKSLLNCIYNV; via the coding sequence ATGGGTTGGATATTATTAATAGCGGCATTCTGGCTATTCTTAGATGCGTATATCTTTACAGGAATGTATCATTTACGGGTCGTAATAACTTTGTTCCTTCCTAATTTTGTTTTAGATTCGATTGTATTAAGTAAAATAAGGAATGAAACGGAAGGAAAATTGCGAGGATTTGTATCAGGCGGTGGTGTACTGCCTTTCCACATAGATGAATTTTTTAATAATATTGGGATCCAAGTTTTTGAAGGATATGGTATGACCGAGACATCTCCTGTTATTTCATTGCGTAGTTTTGAAAAATTGATTAGTAGTGAAAACGGTTTTAAATCATTTGAGAAAATTATAGACTTCAGGATTCTTCCTAAACCGTTTGAGTTAGGTGATGAGTTAACTGCTAAATTAAGCGTTAAACGCCACATCGTAACCGATAAATACAAATCTCTCTTGAATTGTATTTACAATGTATGA
- a CDS encoding vitamin B12-dependent ribonucleotide reductase: MKINRYFTQGSETQYPGIEWAKKNSKITNSDGSSVFEANDIQVPSGWSQVATDILAQKYFRRKGIPKYLRKVEEPGIPEWLQRSVPDSDKLNSLNPEDRYYGETDARQVFHRLAGCWTYWGFKYGYFSDEQSARAFYEETTFMLASQMAAPNSPQWFNTGLHWAYGIDGASQGHYYVDPASGVLTKSSSSYEHPQPHACFIQSVNDDLVNEGGIMDLWVREARLFKYGSGTGTNFSNIRGENESLSGGGKSSGLMSFLKIGDRAAGAIKSGGTTRRAAKMVCLDMDHPDIEEFIDWKVNEEQKVASLVTGSIHNNRALNKVIKACFEFETTTESDKFDPKKNPILKKAIIEAKKVFCPDNYIKRVIDLAKQGTKELLFEELTTDWQSEAYNTVSGQNSNNSVRISNQFMDAVEKDYDWNLINRTELEKASKLGRAAKPAKTLRARDLWDKIANAAWASADPGTQYHTTINEWHTCPEDGAINASNPCSEYMFLDNTACNLASANLQKFLKADGTFDVEAFRYLCHIWTIILEISVTMAQFPSREIAELSYKFRTLGLGYANLGSILMIMGIPYDSKEALGVTGAISSIMHMTAYKTSALMASELGPFSGYQNNREHMLRVIRNHRRAAYNSPSEDYEGLTIKPIGIDSANCPAYLLNAAKEDSDAALELGEKFGYRNAQVTVIAPTGTIGLVMDCDTTGIEPDFALVKYKKLAGGGYFKIINQSVPPALKKLGYSASEIEAIVNYCKGYATFNGAPYINTQSLKEKGFTDEILQKVERDLAAAFDINFVFNKYVLGEEFLSKTLKIAKEVYDAPTFNLLEHLVFNKEEIRKANDYVCGTMTVENAPFLKEKDLPVFDCANKCGRYGKRFLSYQSHIRTMAAAQPFISGAISKTINLPEDASLEDVKDAYLLSWKMMVKANALYRDGSKLSQPLNSVSEMLHFAEEEMKEETVQEKSPVVKTAEKIVLKYISQRRKLPSRRAGYTQKATVGSHKVYLRTGEYEDGQLGEIFIDMHKEGAAFRSLMNAFAISVSLGLQHGVPLEEFVEAFTFFKFEPNGMVNGNHHIKMSTSVIDYIFRELAITYLGRYDLGQVVSDEELRGDEVGKSGRLDSETSEALNEPLSNGIKPSSVGIKPLPISLSDIISKNEMSSSGKKNGNVAILDKADQRERAKIQGYTGDSCVECGSFQMVRNGSCLKCNSCGTTTGCS; the protein is encoded by the coding sequence ATGAAAATTAATCGCTACTTTACGCAGGGCTCAGAAACCCAGTACCCAGGAATTGAATGGGCAAAAAAGAATTCAAAAATTACAAATTCTGACGGTTCTTCCGTTTTTGAAGCAAATGACATCCAAGTCCCTTCTGGTTGGTCACAAGTTGCGACTGATATTTTGGCACAAAAATACTTTCGCCGAAAAGGTATCCCGAAATATCTTAGAAAAGTAGAAGAGCCCGGTATTCCTGAATGGCTACAGAGATCAGTCCCTGATAGCGATAAACTCAATTCACTAAATCCTGAAGATAGATATTATGGCGAAACCGATGCACGACAAGTGTTTCATCGCCTTGCTGGTTGTTGGACTTATTGGGGATTCAAATACGGGTATTTTTCAGATGAACAAAGTGCTCGTGCATTTTACGAAGAGACTACTTTCATGCTTGCCTCACAAATGGCGGCACCAAATTCCCCACAGTGGTTTAATACAGGTCTTCATTGGGCATATGGAATTGATGGAGCTTCCCAAGGTCACTACTATGTTGATCCTGCATCGGGAGTATTAACTAAATCTTCGTCATCTTATGAACACCCACAGCCTCACGCTTGTTTTATCCAAAGTGTCAATGATGATCTTGTAAACGAAGGCGGAATCATGGATCTTTGGGTCCGAGAAGCACGTCTTTTTAAATATGGTTCTGGAACAGGAACAAATTTTTCCAATATTCGTGGTGAAAATGAGTCTTTATCCGGTGGTGGAAAAAGTTCTGGACTTATGAGTTTTCTAAAAATTGGCGATAGGGCCGCTGGAGCAATAAAATCTGGAGGAACTACACGTCGTGCCGCAAAAATGGTCTGTTTAGATATGGATCATCCAGATATTGAAGAGTTTATTGATTGGAAAGTCAACGAAGAACAAAAAGTAGCCTCTCTCGTAACCGGTTCTATTCACAATAATCGTGCCCTTAATAAAGTGATTAAAGCTTGTTTTGAATTTGAAACCACTACTGAATCCGATAAATTTGATCCGAAAAAAAATCCAATTTTAAAAAAAGCAATTATTGAAGCAAAAAAAGTATTTTGCCCTGATAATTACATTAAACGTGTAATCGATCTCGCTAAACAAGGCACAAAAGAACTTTTATTCGAGGAACTTACAACCGATTGGCAGTCAGAGGCATACAACACAGTATCCGGTCAAAATAGCAATAACTCCGTTCGAATTTCAAATCAATTTATGGATGCAGTCGAAAAAGATTATGACTGGAATCTAATTAATCGAACAGAATTAGAGAAAGCTAGTAAATTAGGTCGTGCGGCTAAACCTGCGAAAACTCTCCGAGCACGTGATCTTTGGGATAAAATAGCAAATGCGGCTTGGGCATCAGCTGATCCTGGAACTCAATACCATACAACTATCAATGAGTGGCATACTTGTCCAGAGGATGGAGCGATTAATGCATCTAATCCTTGCTCAGAGTATATGTTCCTTGATAACACTGCTTGTAACTTAGCTTCTGCGAATTTACAAAAGTTTTTAAAAGCAGACGGAACGTTTGATGTAGAAGCTTTTCGTTATCTCTGTCATATCTGGACAATCATTCTAGAAATTTCTGTTACTATGGCACAATTCCCTTCTCGCGAAATCGCTGAGCTTTCTTATAAATTTAGAACTCTTGGTCTGGGTTATGCCAATCTTGGTTCTATTCTTATGATCATGGGAATTCCTTATGACTCCAAGGAAGCGTTAGGTGTAACTGGTGCAATTTCCTCTATTATGCATATGACTGCTTATAAGACTTCTGCTCTCATGGCAAGTGAACTCGGTCCTTTTTCTGGATACCAAAATAACCGTGAACATATGTTACGCGTTATCCGCAACCACCGCCGTGCCGCTTACAATTCTCCTTCTGAGGATTACGAGGGTTTGACGATTAAGCCGATAGGAATTGATTCAGCGAATTGCCCTGCATACTTATTAAATGCCGCTAAAGAAGATTCCGATGCCGCACTTGAACTTGGAGAAAAATTTGGGTATCGCAACGCGCAGGTAACAGTGATTGCTCCCACAGGAACTATTGGTCTTGTGATGGACTGTGATACTACAGGTATTGAGCCTGACTTCGCCCTTGTGAAATACAAAAAATTAGCCGGTGGTGGATATTTTAAAATTATCAACCAATCAGTTCCGCCAGCTTTGAAAAAACTTGGTTATTCTGCATCTGAAATTGAAGCGATTGTAAATTACTGTAAAGGTTACGCTACATTTAACGGAGCTCCTTACATCAATACCCAATCTCTAAAAGAGAAAGGATTTACTGATGAAATTTTACAAAAAGTAGAAAGAGATTTAGCAGCTGCGTTTGACATTAACTTTGTATTTAATAAATATGTACTCGGCGAAGAGTTCTTATCTAAGACATTAAAAATTGCTAAAGAAGTCTATGATGCGCCAACTTTCAATTTGCTCGAACACTTAGTTTTTAACAAAGAAGAAATTCGAAAAGCAAACGACTATGTATGTGGAACTATGACGGTTGAAAATGCTCCTTTCTTAAAAGAGAAAGATTTACCTGTATTTGATTGTGCAAATAAATGTGGTCGTTATGGAAAAAGATTTTTATCCTATCAATCTCATATTCGTACCATGGCGGCTGCACAGCCTTTTATTTCTGGTGCAATTTCAAAAACGATTAATCTTCCGGAAGATGCTTCGTTGGAAGACGTAAAGGATGCGTATCTCCTTTCTTGGAAAATGATGGTAAAAGCAAATGCACTTTATCGTGATGGTTCTAAATTATCACAACCTTTAAATTCCGTATCAGAAATGCTTCATTTTGCAGAAGAAGAAATGAAAGAAGAGACTGTACAGGAAAAATCCCCCGTTGTTAAAACTGCAGAGAAGATTGTATTGAAATATATTTCGCAAAGACGAAAACTTCCTTCTCGCAGAGCTGGTTACACTCAGAAAGCAACGGTTGGGAGTCATAAAGTATATCTTAGAACCGGTGAATACGAAGATGGTCAATTAGGCGAAATTTTTATTGATATGCATAAAGAAGGAGCGGCATTCCGTAGTTTAATGAATGCGTTTGCTATTTCTGTTTCTTTAGGATTACAACATGGGGTTCCTCTAGAAGAATTTGTTGAGGCATTTACTTTCTTCAAATTTGAACCAAATGGAATGGTAAATGGAAACCATCATATCAAAATGAGTACTTCAGTAATCGATTATATTTTCCGTGAACTAGCTATTACTTATTTAGGTCGTTACGATTTAGGGCAAGTTGTTTCTGACGAAGAACTTCGTGGTGATGAAGTTGGTAAATCCGGGAGGTTGGATTCGGAGACTTCGGAAGCATTAAATGAACCTTTGTCTAATGGAATTAAACCTAGCTCTGTAGGTATAAAACCGCTGCCGATTTCATTGTCTGACATCATTTCAAAAAATGAAATGAGCTCCAGTGGAAAGAAAAATGGCAATGTCGCAATCTTAGATAAGGCAGATCAAAGAGAAAGGGCAAAAATTCAAGGTTACACAGGAGATTCTTGTGTTGAATGTGGATCTTTTCAAATGGTTAGAAATGGTTCTTGTCTAAAATGCAACTCTTGCGGAACAACGACAGGTTGTAGTTGA
- a CDS encoding type II secretion system-associated lipoprotein: MLVSVRCLVLFGFLVSVLACNKRLIRKDDLTLINEHYSQNTYYVKENLVMDNKDVIKKDTSVKIWIESTASILKVKCYNSNEERESAIGKMVAYIINEDFKEKQFTVEYLDQLIAEKLVYYDAKDVSNNKKAKK; the protein is encoded by the coding sequence ATGTTAGTGAGTGTTAGGTGTCTTGTACTTTTTGGATTTTTAGTTTCAGTTTTAGCTTGTAATAAACGTCTTATAAGAAAAGATGATCTCACACTCATTAATGAGCATTATTCGCAAAATACGTATTATGTGAAAGAAAACCTTGTTATGGATAACAAGGATGTAATTAAAAAGGATACTTCCGTAAAGATATGGATAGAGTCAACTGCTTCCATTCTTAAAGTTAAGTGTTACAATAGTAACGAAGAAAGAGAAAGTGCAATCGGTAAGATGGTTGCCTATATCATTAACGAAGATTTTAAGGAAAAACAATTTACGGTTGAGTATTTGGACCAGTTGATAGCTGAAAAGCTAGTATATTATGATGCAAAGGACGTAAGTAATAATAAAAAGGCAAAAAAATAG
- a CDS encoding LysM peptidoglycan-binding domain-containing M23 family metallopeptidase, whose amino-acid sequence MLIQFWIFIVFAITVIFTSVAFASPFDSFENELKEYIDSESGQYYEGEDSQIKELFSPDEENAEEAPKSVGTYSRVSSNYKLPSHIKIARVISSTVIKPSTTVVGGYKVQPKDTLSNIAKKYKMKVDQIKKMNGLKGDLIRIGQVLRLNSTRTTTSHVAGGTIYKMKVFALPVLTGKVTSRFGYRRDPFNPAVRNYHSGLDLSAPVGTPVIASAEGVVEFKGRNGGYGNTVIIRHKGGYKTIYAHCSTTVVEVGDFVKMGKVIGSVGRTGTATGAHLHFEVIYKGKLIDPEKALRKVEIVTTKPGTTLSDKS is encoded by the coding sequence ATGCTGATACAATTCTGGATTTTTATAGTTTTTGCGATTACGGTAATTTTTACCTCAGTCGCTTTCGCGAGCCCATTTGATTCATTTGAAAATGAATTAAAGGAGTATATTGACTCTGAGTCTGGTCAATACTATGAAGGGGAAGACTCACAAATTAAAGAGTTATTTTCTCCTGATGAGGAAAACGCTGAAGAAGCACCTAAGTCGGTGGGGACTTATTCAAGGGTATCCTCCAATTACAAACTTCCCTCCCATATTAAAATTGCCAGAGTTATATCATCAACAGTCATCAAACCATCTACTACAGTAGTAGGTGGCTATAAAGTCCAACCAAAAGATACACTCAGTAATATTGCTAAGAAATACAAAATGAAAGTAGACCAAATCAAAAAAATGAATGGTCTCAAAGGTGATTTAATCCGAATTGGACAAGTTTTACGTTTAAACAGTACCAGAACTACTACTTCTCATGTAGCTGGTGGAACCATCTACAAAATGAAAGTTTTTGCTTTGCCTGTTTTGACAGGGAAAGTAACTTCTCGTTTTGGATATAGAAGAGATCCTTTTAACCCGGCCGTTAGAAACTACCATTCTGGTCTTGATTTATCAGCTCCTGTTGGCACTCCCGTAATTGCATCGGCGGAAGGTGTCGTAGAGTTCAAAGGTAGAAATGGCGGTTACGGAAATACTGTTATCATCCGTCACAAAGGTGGTTATAAAACCATTTATGCACATTGTTCCACTACAGTTGTTGAGGTTGGTGACTTTGTGAAAATGGGTAAAGTTATTGGATCAGTAGGTCGTACTGGAACAGCAACTGGAGCACATTTACATTTTGAAGTGATTTACAAAGGTAAACTCATTGATCCAGAAAAAGCACTCCGTAAAGTAGAAATCGTTACTACCAAACCAGGAACAACACTTTCTGACAAATCCTAA
- a CDS encoding 3'(2'),5'-bisphosphate nucleotidase CysQ: MPETYSTEFKLAISSVLKAGKIVREIYNSSFEVSWKSKDDPLTEADLLANKEILSNIQTIFPGDGILSEEIADNSDRLSKDRVWILDPIDGTREFVQKNPEFSISLGLTVGGKPSLGVVFNPITRELVTGIVGIGISYLILNESFDIDLNQIQLSKISFPDKTDKPSAYVSRSEFSKYELFSKNPFWKETFTLLPIGSIAYKLALTAAGKGDLSISLKPKNEWDICAGVALVLASGGLAVDLANQKDFPFNSENPLQRGILAGNPHLVQHLLQTKSNFLKESIVGWD; encoded by the coding sequence TTGCCCGAAACCTACTCGACCGAATTTAAACTTGCTATTTCTTCTGTATTAAAAGCAGGAAAAATAGTGAGAGAGATTTACAATTCCAGCTTCGAAGTAAGCTGGAAATCCAAAGATGATCCCCTAACTGAAGCAGATTTACTCGCAAACAAAGAGATTCTTTCGAACATTCAAACAATATTTCCAGGGGATGGGATTCTGTCGGAGGAAATTGCAGACAATTCGGACAGACTTTCTAAAGATCGCGTATGGATTTTAGATCCAATAGACGGAACAAGAGAGTTTGTACAAAAAAATCCAGAATTTTCTATTAGTTTAGGTCTTACCGTCGGAGGTAAACCTTCCTTAGGAGTTGTGTTCAATCCAATCACGAGAGAGCTTGTTACTGGAATAGTTGGAATCGGAATTTCCTATCTTATCTTAAATGAATCCTTTGATATAGATTTAAACCAAATCCAACTTAGCAAAATTTCTTTTCCTGACAAAACAGACAAACCTTCCGCTTATGTCTCTAGATCTGAATTTAGCAAATACGAACTTTTTAGTAAAAATCCATTTTGGAAAGAAACCTTTACTTTACTTCCTATTGGCTCAATTGCATATAAATTAGCTCTCACGGCAGCTGGCAAAGGAGATTTGAGTATTTCCCTCAAGCCTAAAAATGAATGGGACATTTGTGCAGGCGTTGCTCTAGTTCTAGCCTCGGGCGGACTTGCAGTAGACTTAGCCAATCAGAAAGATTTCCCCTTTAACTCAGAAAATCCATTACAAAGAGGCATCCTTGCTGGAAATCCTCATTTGGTTCAACATCTTCTCCAGACTAAATCCAACTTTTTGAAAGAATCAATTGTTGGTTGGGATTAA
- a CDS encoding cobalamin-binding protein: MVHTSPERIICLTEETTELLYLLGEEKRIVGITAYTVRPEKAKNEKPVVSAFIAGNIQKIKNLAPDLIIGFSDIQAQFAHDLIKHGFNVLIFNQRTLTEIYNAMYMIGSLVGKSSATEKLIEEWKSKLSKIKSESEKVFKKPKVFFQEWDEPIISSIHWVSELIEIAGGLDCFSEKRQGILARDRFVSKQDVAEANPDIIIGSWCGKPVDFKWVYSVDEWTNISALKNNRVFEIDSSLILQPGPALFLEGIDRLRDCILSYSGD, translated from the coding sequence ATAGTGCATACAAGTCCTGAACGAATTATTTGCCTAACAGAAGAAACTACAGAACTGCTCTATTTGTTAGGAGAAGAAAAACGAATTGTAGGAATCACGGCTTATACGGTACGACCTGAAAAGGCGAAGAATGAAAAACCGGTCGTATCGGCTTTTATTGCTGGAAATATTCAAAAGATTAAAAACTTAGCACCTGATTTAATCATAGGTTTTTCTGATATTCAAGCACAGTTTGCACACGATCTTATTAAACATGGATTTAATGTATTAATCTTTAACCAAAGAACGTTAACCGAAATATATAATGCAATGTATATGATCGGATCTTTAGTCGGGAAATCTTCTGCTACAGAAAAGTTAATTGAAGAATGGAAGTCTAAATTGAGTAAAATAAAATCAGAATCCGAAAAAGTATTCAAAAAGCCAAAAGTTTTTTTTCAAGAATGGGATGAACCAATCATTTCAAGTATCCACTGGGTCTCCGAGTTAATTGAAATTGCAGGTGGTTTGGATTGTTTTAGTGAAAAAAGACAGGGAATTTTAGCTAGAGATAGATTTGTAAGCAAACAAGATGTAGCCGAGGCAAATCCTGATATAATTATTGGCTCTTGGTGTGGTAAACCTGTAGATTTTAAGTGGGTTTATAGTGTCGATGAATGGACAAATATATCTGCCCTTAAAAACAACCGAGTTTTTGAAATTGATTCGAGTCTAATTTTACAACCAGGTCCTGCTTTATTTCTTGAGGGAATTGACCGACTGAGGGACTGTATATTGTCGTATTCTGGAGATTAA
- a CDS encoding transglycosylase domain-containing protein, which translates to MVPKSIKLSVIILLVLALLSGGFFGYILSEVDRGEELTKLATYLPTTPTKLYDLNGVPFAELYRHRQELLRFQDIPPHVIDAFISVEDNNFYNHFGIDFKAIIRAGIINLIHLKVKQGGSTITQQLSKAILKNSKKSFTRKFIEALLTLQIEQEYSKEEILEIYFNLVYLGHGATGLSTASSVYFTKDVQDLDIAEAAMLARLPKAPFQYSPYKNSHTAKRAHLTVLRLMAENGFIKKESIQTLHEEFWQRYWPIVITQSPSRSTWGTKLDRAPYFTEHVRKQLLADLGEDLVYTGGLKVYTTLDLRKQEIAEEEVSKTLAHYDKTSFGLSNSYKAGVDGQLVGLYGLLGNIFPIAPMEISKFDEAANYRSMLESELSDAMDILTALTPTENEASAVGEFRKRTAVFTKNLHVEGAFISIEAGTGYIQTMVGGSKFTPKNQFNRAMQARRQTGSSFKPFVYGAAINERVISSGTGIMDAPLTTLNDDGHGWAPEDSTGDFHGMVPAYRALALSLNIVSVQIFFKVGAEAIIDFASKLTKANKRRFPDNPTLALGVAEMTPYEMALGYSIISNKGRDVIPFSVRYVKNQTGSIIFNKEIIVQKELAAKAANGTIQVIPEGTAWIVRKMLQGVADSGTPTTALREAKYNGVSGGKTGSTSSFTNVWYCGFDPKITSVFWMGYDKNSISLGPGMTAALTAVPVWGRIYAKWYEGREYPQFKLPDGTDPMPEGVAGGGVCAKNGLSPRPGICPMGGALHLKPAMVNGVMRSVPWNRQCDGDRDHDKAIDFREFLQNEYQISDEEIDKKKAFKIKAD; encoded by the coding sequence ATGGTACCAAAAAGCATCAAATTATCTGTTATTATTTTACTTGTATTAGCTCTTCTTTCTGGAGGGTTTTTCGGTTATATTTTATCCGAAGTGGATAGAGGGGAAGAACTTACAAAACTCGCTACTTATCTTCCGACGACACCGACTAAACTCTATGACTTAAATGGTGTTCCGTTCGCGGAGTTATACCGTCATAGACAAGAACTTCTTAGGTTTCAAGATATTCCGCCTCACGTTATTGATGCATTTATTTCCGTTGAGGATAATAATTTTTACAACCACTTCGGGATTGATTTTAAAGCAATTATTAGAGCGGGGATAATTAACTTAATTCACTTAAAAGTAAAACAAGGTGGATCAACAATTACTCAACAATTATCGAAAGCAATTTTAAAAAATTCTAAAAAAAGTTTTACGCGTAAGTTCATCGAAGCTCTTCTTACATTGCAAATTGAGCAAGAATATTCTAAAGAAGAAATATTAGAAATCTATTTTAATTTAGTTTATTTAGGACATGGTGCTACTGGTTTGTCTACTGCATCTTCTGTATATTTCACAAAGGATGTTCAAGACTTGGATATTGCAGAAGCCGCTATGCTTGCTCGTTTACCTAAGGCACCTTTTCAGTATTCTCCCTATAAGAATTCTCATACTGCCAAAAGAGCGCACCTAACAGTGCTTCGCCTCATGGCAGAAAATGGATTTATTAAAAAAGAAAGTATTCAGACTTTGCATGAGGAATTTTGGCAGAGATACTGGCCAATCGTAATTACCCAATCTCCTTCACGTTCTACTTGGGGAACAAAACTAGATCGTGCACCTTACTTTACTGAACATGTTCGTAAACAATTATTAGCTGACTTAGGAGAAGATTTAGTATATACCGGTGGATTAAAGGTATACACCACTCTAGATTTACGTAAACAAGAAATCGCAGAGGAAGAAGTTAGCAAGACGTTAGCACATTATGATAAAACTTCGTTCGGATTAAGTAACTCTTATAAAGCCGGTGTCGATGGGCAATTAGTTGGATTATATGGATTACTTGGCAATATATTTCCAATTGCTCCAATGGAAATAAGTAAATTTGATGAAGCGGCTAATTATCGTTCTATGTTAGAGAGCGAATTAAGCGATGCCATGGATATTTTAACTGCTTTGACACCTACAGAAAATGAGGCATCTGCAGTCGGAGAGTTTCGAAAACGGACTGCAGTGTTTACAAAAAACTTACACGTAGAAGGTGCATTTATTTCGATTGAGGCGGGAACAGGGTATATACAGACCATGGTTGGCGGGTCAAAGTTTACGCCTAAAAATCAATTTAATCGAGCTATGCAAGCAAGAAGACAAACAGGTTCTTCCTTTAAACCATTTGTATATGGAGCTGCAATCAATGAAAGAGTGATTTCTAGTGGAACAGGTATTATGGATGCGCCACTTACTACTTTAAACGATGATGGTCATGGTTGGGCACCGGAAGATTCCACTGGTGATTTTCATGGAATGGTTCCGGCTTACAGAGCTTTGGCGTTATCGCTAAATATAGTTTCAGTTCAAATCTTTTTTAAAGTTGGCGCTGAGGCTATTATTGATTTTGCGTCCAAATTAACAAAGGCAAACAAACGTCGTTTTCCGGATAATCCGACATTGGCGCTTGGTGTTGCTGAGATGACCCCTTATGAAATGGCATTGGGGTATTCTATAATCTCTAACAAAGGTAGAGACGTAATACCGTTTTCAGTGAGATATGTGAAAAATCAAACTGGTTCGATAATTTTTAATAAAGAAATAATTGTTCAAAAGGAATTAGCTGCAAAGGCGGCTAACGGTACAATTCAAGTAATTCCGGAAGGAACAGCTTGGATTGTTCGAAAAATGTTACAAGGAGTAGCTGATAGCGGAACTCCAACGACTGCACTTCGAGAAGCTAAATACAATGGAGTGTCAGGTGGTAAAACAGGCTCCACTAGTTCTTTTACAAACGTTTGGTATTGTGGATTTGACCCTAAGATAACTTCGGTGTTTTGGATGGGTTACGATAAAAATTCAATTTCGCTCGGACCGGGTATGACTGCAGCATTGACGGCTGTTCCAGTATGGGGGCGAATTTATGCAAAGTGGTATGAAGGAAGAGAGTATCCGCAGTTTAAACTTCCAGATGGAACAGATCCAATGCCGGAAGGAGTTGCCGGAGGCGGAGTTTGCGCCAAAAATGGATTATCCCCGAGACCTGGTATCTGTCCGATGGGGGGAGCATTACATTTAAAACCTGCTATGGTAAATGGTGTTATGCGTTCCGTTCCTTGGAATCGTCAATGTGATGGAGATAGGGATCACGATAAGGCAATAGATTTTAGAGAATTTTTACAAAACGAATATCAAATTTCCGATGAAGAAATTGATAAGAAAAAAGCATTCAAAATAAAAGCAGATTAA